From Scleropages formosus chromosome 1, fSclFor1.1, whole genome shotgun sequence, a single genomic window includes:
- the coq2 gene encoding 4-hydroxybenzoate polyprenyltransferase, mitochondrial, translating into MSILPRSASQSLLLCWKHVQPAASLPSCSLGRRRQRWETGTELLGFTCGTLRPSTGFRSQSWQRRLVGLRSGPGGRRLSFSATAIVNSAPSAVQPYLRLMRLDKPIGTWLLYLPCTWSIGLAAEPGCLPDLAMLTLFGTGAVLMRGAGCTINDMWDKDFDKKVSRTVSRPIAAGQVSQFHALVFLGGQLTAALGVLLCFNNYSIILGAASLSLVVTYPLMKRITYWPQLVLGLAFNWGALLGWSAVMGSCDWSVCLPLYFSGVMWTLIYDTIYAHQDKVDDILVGVRSTALRFQEWTKPWLSTFSVAMLAGLTLTGINAQQTLPYYVAVSAVAVHLAHQIYTVNISKPEDCWKKFASNRSLGLLLFLGIVTGNLWKKRIDNTLENAQSEK; encoded by the exons ATGAGTATCCTCCCCAGGTCAGCTTCCCAgtccctcctcctctgctggAAACATGTTCAGCCAGCAGcctccctcccttcctgctctctgggacGCAGGCGGCAGAGATGGGAGACAGGAACTGAACTTCTCGGTTTCACATGTGGCACATTGCGGCCCAGTACAGGCTTCCGTAGCCAAAGTTGGCAACGGCGGCTGGTTGGACTGCGTTCAGGACCCGGTGGGAGAAGATTAAGCTTCTCAGCAACAGCGATTGTAAACTCTGCCCCTTCAGCAGTTCAGCCCTACCTCAGACTCATGAGGCTGGATAAACCCATTG GCACATGGCTGCTCTATTTGCCGTGCACATGGAGCATCGGACTGGCTGCAGAACCTGGATGCCTCCCAGACCTGGCCATGCTCACGCTCTTCGGTACAGGAGCCGTGCTCATGAGAGGGGCCGGCTGCACCATTAATGACATGTGGGATAAAGACTTTGATAAAAAG GTGTCCAGAACAGTCAGCCGCCCGATTGCCGCTGGACAAGTCTCCCAGTTTCATGCTCTTGTCTTCCTGGGAGGTCAACTGACTGCAGCACTCGGAGTTTTGCTctgctttaataattacag CATAATTCTTGGTGCTGCTTCGTTGTCACTGGTTGTCACTTACCCCCTGATGAAAAGGATCACATACTGGCCTCAGCTTGTACTGG GTCTTGCCTTTAACTGGGGAGCCCTGCTGGGATGGTCTGCAGTCATGGGTTCCTGTGACTGGTCAGTATGCCTGCCGCTGTACTTCTCTGGTGTGATGTGGACGCTGATCTACGACACCATCTATGCCCATCAG GACAAAGTGGATGATATCCTTGTGGGGGTACGATCCACAGCGCTGCGCTTTCAGGAGTGGACCAAACCATGGCTGAGCACCTTCAGTGTGGCGATGTTAGCAGGGCTGACCCTGACTGGGATCAATGCCCAGCAAACCCTACCATACTACGTGGCTGTGTCTGCTGTGGCCGTACATCTGGCACATCAG ATTTACACAGTGAATATCAGTAAGCCAGAGGACTGCTGGAAGAAGTTTGCATCTAATCGCAGTCTTGGACTCCTCTTATTCTTAGGAATAGTTACTGGAAATTTATGGAAGAAAAGGATTGACAACACATTAGAAAATGCacagagtgaaaaataa
- the LOC108930941 gene encoding trimeric intracellular cation channel type B-like isoform X2, with translation MLHCFGGAVLSGLMLAQPSVAPLSNTGSVLLASLVWYLVFYCPLDLVYRCAAFLPIRLVLSSMKEVSRTWKVLGGVTQARSQYKDGLLVMVAVGWARGAGSGLIGNFEQLVRGVWKPETNELLKMSYPTKVTLMGAVLFTLQQAGRLPIEEHHLVFVYTVFLVYSKVWMMLTGSASSPLAPLEAAMYRVFFALQPQEPTCTMQTCDQLSEPGNPTRSTSENSSTAGSVGLGSKVNSSDCVETQEHCLAKTEEILAQSTEHRTHLQKRK, from the exons ATGCTGCACTGCTTCGGAGGGGCTGTTCTCTCAGGTCTCATGCTGGCTCAGCCCTCCGTGGCCCCCCTCTCCAACACTGGCAGTGTGCTCTTGGCTTCTCTTGTCTG GTACCTGGTGTTCTACTGCCCCCTGGACTTGGTCTACAGGTGTGCTGCCTTCCTGCCCATCAGGCTGGTTCTGTCTTCCATGAAGGAAGTGTCCCGCACCTGGAAAGTTCTAGGAGGGGTCACACAAGCCCGCAGTCAGTACAAGGATGGGCTACTGGTCATGGTTGCTGTCGGTTGGGCAAGAG GTGCTGGGAGCGGCCTCATCGGGAATTTTGAGCAGCTGGTTCGGGGAGTCTGGAAGCCAGAGACCAACGAGCTTTTGAAAATGTCCTA TCCCACAAAGGTCACCCTGATGGGAGCGGTGCTCTTCACACTGCAGCAGGCTGGGAGACTCCCAATTGAAGAGCACCACCTCGTGTTTGTGTACACAGTCTTCCTTGTCTACAGCAAG GTCTGGATGATGCTGACTGGTTCTGCCTCTTCTCCCTTGGCACCCCTTGAAGCAGCTATGTACCGCgttttctttgctttgcagCCCCAAGAACCAACCTGCACGATGCAGACATGCGATCAGCTCAGTGAACCAGGGAACCCCACCCGTTCCACATCTGAGAATTCCAGCACTGCTGGTTCAGTGGGCCTTGGCAGCAAAGTGAACAGCAGTGATTGTGTTGAAACCCAAGAACACTGTTTGGCAAAAACAGAGGAGATTTTGGCACAGAGCACAGAACATAGAACACACCTTCAAAAGAGGAAGTAG
- the LOC108930941 gene encoding trimeric intracellular cation channel type B-like isoform X1, with the protein MEVLLRLEALSRAVSALPMFPLFDAAHYVASTVALREQPGAVGVARHSPFACWFSAMLHCFGGAVLSGLMLAQPSVAPLSNTGSVLLASLVWYLVFYCPLDLVYRCAAFLPIRLVLSSMKEVSRTWKVLGGVTQARSQYKDGLLVMVAVGWARGAGSGLIGNFEQLVRGVWKPETNELLKMSYPTKVTLMGAVLFTLQQAGRLPIEEHHLVFVYTVFLVYSKVWMMLTGSASSPLAPLEAAMYRVFFALQPQEPTCTMQTCDQLSEPGNPTRSTSENSSTAGSVGLGSKVNSSDCVETQEHCLAKTEEILAQSTEHRTHLQKRK; encoded by the exons ATGGAAGTGCTGCTGCGCCTCGAGGCGCTCTCGCGTGCAGTGAGCGCGCTGCCCATGTTCCCGCTCTTCGACGCGGCGCACTACGTCGCGTCCACGGTGGCGCTCAGGGAGCAGCCAG GTGCAGTGGGCGTGGCCCGGCATAGCCCGTTTGCCTGCTGGTTCAGTGCTATGCTGCACTGCTTCGGAGGGGCTGTTCTCTCAGGTCTCATGCTGGCTCAGCCCTCCGTGGCCCCCCTCTCCAACACTGGCAGTGTGCTCTTGGCTTCTCTTGTCTG GTACCTGGTGTTCTACTGCCCCCTGGACTTGGTCTACAGGTGTGCTGCCTTCCTGCCCATCAGGCTGGTTCTGTCTTCCATGAAGGAAGTGTCCCGCACCTGGAAAGTTCTAGGAGGGGTCACACAAGCCCGCAGTCAGTACAAGGATGGGCTACTGGTCATGGTTGCTGTCGGTTGGGCAAGAG GTGCTGGGAGCGGCCTCATCGGGAATTTTGAGCAGCTGGTTCGGGGAGTCTGGAAGCCAGAGACCAACGAGCTTTTGAAAATGTCCTA TCCCACAAAGGTCACCCTGATGGGAGCGGTGCTCTTCACACTGCAGCAGGCTGGGAGACTCCCAATTGAAGAGCACCACCTCGTGTTTGTGTACACAGTCTTCCTTGTCTACAGCAAG GTCTGGATGATGCTGACTGGTTCTGCCTCTTCTCCCTTGGCACCCCTTGAAGCAGCTATGTACCGCgttttctttgctttgcagCCCCAAGAACCAACCTGCACGATGCAGACATGCGATCAGCTCAGTGAACCAGGGAACCCCACCCGTTCCACATCTGAGAATTCCAGCACTGCTGGTTCAGTGGGCCTTGGCAGCAAAGTGAACAGCAGTGATTGTGTTGAAACCCAAGAACACTGTTTGGCAAAAACAGAGGAGATTTTGGCACAGAGCACAGAACATAGAACACACCTTCAAAAGAGGAAGTAG
- the mboat4 gene encoding ghrelin O-acyltransferase, translated as MTIYEDEMDFIRWLFRQSPHLLYQFFSIPFALLFYILARLDCLTLTHRYVYLMSGGCVLAAVTMGPYACLLLVPAFWAVLLFCSLRPWNVHPWVLGTLMCWQTFWHFLIQYQEYWLLQPSNTRLLLTMSAMMLLTQRATSVSMDLQEGKAVPPTCVAGALPYLSYTLYFPGLLGGPLCSFSQFVRFVEKSGSVPPPPPSPLRPVLLKCLMAFSLEWARRILTGFLVSHPPGLAPFWAPTQVLWVWAMSVALRMRYYSHWALSDALNNAAGLGFGGHGHSGAPLWDSMSDGEPWTVERSSRLSEYARRWNGTTAAWLRRLVFQRCKVARLALTFGFSAWWHGLHPGQVLGFLVWAAAVQADYRVHRRLRPLASSPGKRLVYTCLSWAQTQLVITWVVVAVELRNISSVWLLCRSRASWFPVLHILLTFFMMCLV; from the exons ACTGGACTGCCTCACCTTGACCCACAG ATATGTCTACCTGATGTCGGGGGGGTGTGTACTGGCTGCCGTCACCATGGGCCCTTACGCCTGTCTGCTGCTGGTCCCTGCGTTCTGGGCTGTGCTGCTTTTCTGCTCCTTACGGCCCTGGAACGTCCACCCCTGGGTGCTGGGCACTCTCATGTGCTGGCAGACCTTCTGGCATTTCCTAATCCAGTACCAGGAGTACTGGCTCCTGCAGCCGTCCAACACCAG GCTGCTCCTCACAATGTCAGCCATGATGCTGCTCACCCAGAGGGCCACTTCTGTGTCCATGGATCTTCAGGAAGGCAAGGCTGTGCCGCCGACGTGCGTGGCAGGAGCGTTGCCGTATCTCAGCTACACCCTCTACTTCCCAGGCCTGCTGGGTGGACCACTGTGCTCCTTCTCTCAGTTTGTGCGCtttgtggagaaaagtggcagcgtcccccctccccctccatctccTCTGCGGCCTGTCCTGCTCAAATGTCTCATGGCTTTTTCTTTGGAATGGGCCAGACGCATCCTCACAGGGTTCCTTGTGTCTCACCCACCGGGCCTGGCCCCCTTCTGGGCCCCCACTCAGGTGCTATGGGTGTGGGCCATGTCTGTGGCTCTGAGGATGAGGTACTACTCCCACTGGGCCCTGAGTGATGCTCTCAACAATGCAGCCGGTTTGGGGTTCGGAGGCCACGGCCACAGCGGAGCTCCGCTCTGGGACAGCATGTCTGACGGTGAGCCCTGGACAGTGGAGAGGTCCAGCCGGCTGTCTGAGTATGCCCGGCGCTGGAACGGGACCACGGCTGCGTGGCTGCGCAGACTGGTGTTTCAGAGGTGCAAAGTGGCACGTCTAGCCCTGACCTTTGGGTTTTCTGCCTGGTGGCACGGCCTCCATCCAGGCCAGGTGCTGGGCTTCTTGGTCTGGGCTGCAGCGGTGCAGGCGGATTACCGAGTGCATCGCCGACTGCGCCCTCTGGCATCCTCCCCAGGGAAGAGACTGGTGTACACATGCCTCAGCTGGGCACAAACACAGTTGGTTATCACGTGGGTTGTGGTTGCCGTGGAGCTGCGCAACATCTCTTCTGTGTGGTTGCTGTGTCGATCGCGTGCGAGCTGGTTTCCTGTGCTCCACATACTGCTGACATTTTTCATGATGTGCCTGGTATAA